One stretch of Ailuropoda melanoleuca isolate Jingjing chromosome 20, ASM200744v2, whole genome shotgun sequence DNA includes these proteins:
- the LOC100483896 gene encoding olfactory receptor 6S1: protein MAPGENQSSGVTEFILAGFPNLNNTKAELFSVFLLVYLLTLTGNVLIVGVVGADTRLQTPMYFFLGNLSCLEILLTSVIIPKMLSNFLSRQHTISFAACITQFYFYFFLGASEFLLLAVMSVDRYLAICRPLHYPLLMNGTVCSRVALACWMGGLFPVLGPTVAVALLPFCEQDGVVQHFFCDSGPLLRLACTNTKKLEETDFVLASLVIVPSLMITAVSYGHIVLAVLRIPSVSGRQKAFSTCTSHLMVVTLFYGSAIFLYVRPSQSGSVDTNWAATVVTFVTPLLNPFIYALRNKQVKEALKDTFRKVGASLLGDLLLAKSFNRKTVT, encoded by the coding sequence ATGGCTCCAGGCGAGAACCAGAGCAGTGGTGTGACCGAGTTCATCTTGGCAGGTTTCCCGAATCTCAATAACACAAAAGCGGAactgttttctgtcttccttcttgtCTATCTGCTGACTCTAACAGGCAACGTGTTGATTGTTGGGGTGGTAGGAGCTGATACTCGCCTGCAGACTCCCATGTACTTCTTTCTGGGTAACCTGTCCTGCCTAGAGATCTTGCTCACTTCCGTCATCATTCCCAAGATGCTGAGCAATTTCCTCTCAAGGCAACACACTATTTCCTTTGCTGCGTGTATTACTCAATtctatttctacttctttcttgGGGCCTCTGAGTTCCTGCTGTTGGCTGTCATGTCTGTGGATCGCTACCTGGCCATCTGTCGCCCTCTGCACTATCCCCTGCTCATGAATGGCACTGTGTGCTCTCGGGTGGCCTTGGCCTGCTGGATGGGGGGACTTTTCCCTGTGCTTGGCCCCACAGTGGCTGTGGCCTTACTTCCTTTCTGTGAACAGGATGGTGTGGTACAGCACTTCTTCTGTGACAGTGGCCCACTGCTCCGCCTGGCATGCACCAACACCAAGAAACTGGAGGAAACTGACTTTGTCCTGGCCTCTCTTGTCATTGTGCCCTCACTGATGATTACTGCTGTGTCCTATGGCCACATAGTTCTGGCTGTCCTGCGCATCCCTTCTGTTTCAGGTCGTCAGAAGGCCTTCTCTACCTGTACCTCCCACTTGATGGTAGTGACCCTCTTCTATGGAAGTGCCATTTTTCTCTATGTGCGACCATCACAGAGTGGCTCTGTGGATACTAACTGGGCAGCGACCGTGGTAACATTTGTGACACCACTGCTGAACCCATTCATCTATGCCTTACGCAATAAGCAAGTCAAGGAAGCTTTGAAGGATACGTTTAGGAAGGTGGGAGCAAGCCTTTTGGGGGATCTTCTACTTGCTAAGAGTTTCAATAGGAAGACAGTGACGTGA